The Ketobacter alkanivorans genome includes the window CACTTATCTGAGAGTGAACGGTGAATATAAGTATATGGCGACGGTTCTGGATAAATTCTCGCGTCATTTGCTGGCATGGTCCATAGGTGAGCATAAGAGCAGTAAACTAACCAAGCGTGTATTAAAACGAGCGCTCATGGAACGGCAGCCTGATACAATGCCCATTGTACATAGTGATAGAGGCGCAGAGTTTCTCGGTTCTGAATTCAGCTCTTATTTAACGAGAGTGGGAATCGAACAGAGCGTTAACAGACGAAAGACCATGAACGACAATGCTCATATGGAGTCTTGGTACAAAACAATGAAGTCTGACATGTATCACCGGAAAACATTCGTGGCAAAGAATACGCTTTATAAAGCGATGCAGAACTATGTAGATTTTTACAACAGAGAGCGTATACACTCATCACTAGGCTATTTAAGCCCGATTGAGTTTGAACAGGCGCGATATAACTGACGAGTGTCCACTTTATCGAAGGAACTCCCCGGCGCTACGCTCCATTGGTTTGTGCATTCGCTTTGCTCATTATTGCACAAACCAATTCCACTGCGCACCGCCCGTTAACTTCGCGTTATATCCACAAGGAAGAGTGATGAATCTACTTGCACTGGAAAAAGTAGTAATAGATAAAAGTTCTCAAGAAATATTTGACTATGTGTCAAATATGGAAAATTTTTCGGGGTGGTTCACTGGTGTGGTGCATATAGCTTCGTTAAATGAATTGAGTCACGGAGCAAAGGGTAAAACCTATTTAGAGACGGTTAAGATACCCTTTAAGGGCAATAGTAAAGTTAAGATTACAGTGGTTGAATCCCAAAGTCCGACTACCTTTATAACAGAAGGTACATTGTCTCCGATAAAGCCAAGAATGGAGATAGCTATAAGGGAAACCTCAGGTGGTAATGAGGTCATTTGGGCCATGTATAGCCGTAATAATAGTTTTCTGTTTAAAAGATTGATGTTGCCTCTTGTCAGATCCGAAATGTCAAAAAGGGCTAAACGTAGCGTCAAGCGGTTAAAAGAAAAGTTAGGCGGCTGATATAACAAGTTGGTCAACGGGAACCACCTACGCTCCGCAAGCATGTGGTTCGCTGTGCTCACTTTACCACATGCTTGCTCCGCTCCGGCGGTCCCGTTACCAAAGCGTTAGAGCACATATTCGTCAGGTTGGCGGTTGGCTTTGGATGCGTGACTAATAAACACGGCCAAAACAAAAAGCTTAAAAACCGATAGGCAGCAATCCATTGGTCCTCACCGAGTGAGTTCTTGAAATAGTCACTTGCTCCAGGTTCTTTTCAAAGCCAAGTCAGGTTGAGTGGTCCGCTTTCGCATGTGATGGCATGGTGCCATACGACTGGTTTGGGTGTTCTTTTGTACACCACCGAGCGTAATGGGCGTTTAAAGTTCACGCTTTTGTTTTTCAAAACCGATTTTAGTGGTGGTTAAAGGGTAGGGCAGGTGTTGCAGGCTCTTGCTCTAACAAGTCGTTCAAGTGGACATCGCTACGTTGCGCTAACTTGTGCATTTGCTTCGCAAATTATGGCACAAGTAAGCTCCACTGCGCGCTGCCACTTAACTTCGCGTTAGAATTCCAAGAGACCTGTGTGTTTAGATATATTGCAATTATGGTGACCGCTTTAATTTTTGGATGTGATGTCCCTGAGTTAAAAAGTACGCGTGTGTGCAATGTACACACTAGTCTGAAATATCATGTAGACCCAGATCCAAGAGACATCTCGATATCCTTAAACGTATGCGATGATGGGGTGAATGAGTTATTGGTCTCTTTGTCGGGTAATGACACTGGAAGTGGTTGGGTTCTGATAAAAGAACCAATTATCAATCTTGATATTAATGAATCAACGAAGCTGATCGACCTTGGCATTGATGTCAGAAATAGTGACTTTAGAGAGTATACGATTACGTTGCCATCGTACATTAACCTGAATCGGTATATGAGCCTAGAAGAGCGTGATGGATTAAAATGCAAAGATATAAAAGATATTACGCTTTGTTTCAGCACCTAATTCTAACAAGTTGGTCAACGGGAACCACCTACTCTCCGCAAGCATGTGGTTCGCTACGCTCACTTTACCACAAGCCTGCTCCGCTACGGCGGTCCCGTTACCAAAGCGTTAACTGAATTTTGTATGAGTTTCGAATCAGATCCATATAGCACTGAAACAAGACAAGGAGTTAACCTCAGACGAAAGGTTGACCAGTTGGTGATTGCCGATGTTGACCATGCTTATGAAGTCGCAAAATCAATTGTGCATCCGTGGTACAGGTGTCAATCACTAGCGAAGGTTGCAGAGCACACGAACGGAACCTTGTTGGCTTCCACCATCAAAGAATCGTTCGCTTCTGCGCTAAATTGCCATGACGAGAACCGAAGAGTCGAGGTTGCGCGCTGGCCTCTTAGTGTTGCAATTCGAAGAGGCAAGGAGGATTTGGCTGAGTTTATGTTGATGGAATGCATAGAGCAGCTGAGTCGGGATCGTGACCCAATCAGTACTTGGTGTGCAGTTTCGGTGCTGCATACCATTAAAGGTGATAACAAGCTTGTCGACATATTTTGTGATGCATTCATTCGTGCAACAAGTAAAGGGCATGGTTGGAGAGTTGAACGCAGCATAAAAAATTTGCTTTCTGATCCGCATGCTGCGCAACATCCGAAATATATCGAGCATCTTCAACGCAGGCAAACCGAGATAGAAAATTGGAAAAATGAGCACCGAGTGCAAAAATCCAGTTAACAATTTGCTGTACTCGGACCCAACTACGCGCCGCAAGCTTGTGGTTTGCTGCGCAAACTTTACCACAAGCTTGCGGCGCGTAGTTGGGCCGGTAAGCAAGGCGTTAGCTCCGAGCGGTTTCAGTTCATGTATAAAGTAATTGTTTTCAGTGGTGCAGGTATCAGCGCGGAAAGTGGTTTAGATACCTATCGAGATGAGAATGGACTTTGGTCTAAGTATTCTCATGAGGAGGTCGCTTCTCCTGAGGGATGGAAGGCGGATAGGAATAAGGTCTTGGAGTTTTGGAACTCTATGCGCCTTAAAGTAGTTTCTGCTAAACCTAATCTTGCACACCTAGCACTTTCAGAATTTGAGTCATTCTGTGATGTTCATATCGTTACGCAAAATGTAGATGATCTACATGAGCGCGCTGGATCGACGAAGGTTCTTCATCTTCATGGTGAGATTCTTAAATCACGGAGTTCGTTGGATCGTAATTTAGTTTATGATACTGCTGGAAAAAATATCAATATCGGTGATCGCTGCGAAAAGGGGAGTCAGTTGCGACCTCATGTTGTGTGGTTCGGTGAATACGTACCATTGTATGAGTCCGCATTGGAATTAGTAAAGAGTGCCGATGTGATAATGGTTATAGGATGCTCGTTGGAGGTATACCCCGCAGCATCTCTTCTTAGCAAAAGAAAGAAAGGTTCAAAGTTAATATTAATAGACCCAAGGGCTGAACGAGGAGACTATACCGTTTACAGAGAGCGTGCCACAATTGGCGTTCCTTTGGCTATTCATGATTTGAAAAATGAATTGAGCTAACATATTGGTGAACGGGAACCACCTACGCTCCGCAGTCATGTGGTTCGCTGCGCTCACTTTACCACATGACTGCTCCACTGCGGCGGTCCCGTTACCAAAGCGTTAAATGAAACCATGATTCGTACATCTTTCATCAATGTAGATTTAGAGCTGTATTCAAAGGAAGATCTTTCGAGTATTGCAAGTGAACTCAAAGGTAGAATCTACCCTTTGACGAATGAATATGTAGATGACGTCTATAATTTAGCTTTTGAGTGTTCCATGAATGATCAGGAGCCTAGCGTAGTTTTAGAGAAGTTTTTGGCACTCCTTGATCAGCTAAGTGATGAATCGGCTTTGTTGTTGGCGAGTTGCGATAAAAAGATGTTTGATATCGGTTATGACAGTGGTGATGATGGTTTTGTAAGCAACAACATTTCTAACGAATTGTTGCGTAAAGTAACTGCTCTAGGATTTGATATTAAAGTGACGGTATATCCAATTTCAGAGAGTGATGAACAGTAATCATTTAACAAGGCGCTGCAAGGGAAAAAACTACGCTCCACTAATTTGTGGCTCGCTGCGCTCACTTTGCCACAAATTAGCTCCGCTCCGTTTTCCCCCTGAGCGCGGCGTTAGCTGCCCGTGTTACCCACAATTAGTAGACATCCTTTATAGTTAGACTAACCACTATGGAGGTGTCCGAGATGGCACGCAAGAAGACCCAAGCTTATACCGAAGAATTCCGCCGAGAAGCGGTAAACAGAGCCTCGAAAGACGGCATTACTACTGCTCAGGTTGCAAAAGAGCTAGGAGTGAGTGCCCAGCAGATCTATAACTGGCGTCGTCAGTTCACCCGTCTTTCTGATAAGCAGTTCAATACGGTAGATGGTGTTGATTATTCTAAGCAGGAGAGTGAAGAAACGCGTAGGCTACGTCGGGAAAACAAGAAGCTCAAAGAGGAGTTGGAATTCCTAAAAAAGGCAGCTGCGTACTTCGCGAACGACCAAAAGTGAAGTACGCCTTGATCAGTGAGTATACGGATCAGTATCCGGTCACTCTCATGTGCCGTGTTCTGAAGGTATCCAGATCCGGTTATTATCGGTGGCTGGAACGCCCTATTAGTGATCAAGCTCAGCGCCGGCTGGAGATGGAAGAGCTGATCAAAGACACCTACGAGGCTTTTGAGGCCATATACGGAGCGCCTAGATTGGCTAAAGAGCTGGCGGAGCTTGGTCATCCCTGTTCCGTCAATTATGTCGCTCAGATCATGTTTGAGCAGGGAATAAGGGCCTTGAATGGTAAAGGCTTCAAGTATCCCAGACATAGCCTGACGATGCATAATGTTTCGGACAACCTGCTGTGGCGTGACTTCTCTGCCTGCCAGCCAAACGAGAAATGGACGACCGATATCACCTATATCTGGGTCAAGGATCGTTGGTTGTACTTGGCGGTGGTGATGGATCTGTTCTCGCGCCGAATTGTGGGCTGGAGCCTGGATACCTCAATGACAGAGGCCCTGATATCCAAAGCCATGGATATGGCCCTGCGGCAAAGGGAGACCACACCAGGTCTGATCGTGCATTCCGATCGAGGCACCCAATACCGTTCGCAGGCGTACATTGATTATCTACGCGCTAACGAAATTAGCATCAGCATGAGTCGAAAGGGAAACTGCTGGGACAATGCACCAATGGAGTCGTTCTTTAGTCGGCTCAAGGTTGAATTGATCTACCCGAAGAATTACCGGACGATAGATGAGGCTCGATCGGGTATATTTGCCTATATCGAGATATTCTATAACCGTAAGAGAAGGCACTCAGCAAACGATGGGGTAAGCCCCGTTGAATATGAGGAAGCAGCTGCTATGGCTGCATAGTTAGAGTGTCTACTTTTTGTGGGGAACACCAATGGAAAATGACCTACTAATAAAAGTAATTAAGTGGATTCTTGATTTTGGGATGGCTCTGTGTATCGCTTCAATTTTCTATGGCCTAATTGCAAAAAAGATGTTCGTATTAGGTACGTGGCACCGCCGAAGTTCTGAACCAAGCCAATACTGGCAGTGTATTATTGGACTCAGCTTGGTGGCTATGGTGGTAGGATATTTAAGGGTTAGGTTCTTTTAATCGGTATTCGCTTATGTCACCACATAGCAAAGCCAGGTAATTGAAAAACCAGAGCATCCACTGCGTTACTGCGCTGTTTTTCAATTGCTGGCAACGTTATGTGTGTGCGTGATTTGGGTTTAGAAACCTTTAATTGTGATTGTCTGAAATAGATTTATGAAAAAAAGCGACATAAAGATCTTTGTAGTTGTACTTTTGGTTGTCGGTTTAGTCGTATTTAATTTTGTAATTAAACCTAGGCTAATGAAAGATAGCAAAACTGCGACTCTAATGACTTTGAGCACTAGCCTGGTATCTGATATACCCTATTTGTCGCCTATCGCAGCAAAGGATTATAAGGATTCATTGCGATTTGACTTTAGTATCGGCGAATCACACTTAGATAATACTGGTATGGATGCTGTGCGAACTAACCTTGATTTAGCGCTTATAAAGCCTGTTTGCGAATTTATAGCAAAAACAGGTGCAAGCCCTAAATTCTCAATAAATATGGTTGTAAAATCTAAGGCTGGGACAGTGTATGATAAGTACTTTTCAGCAAAAAATTGTACATAACAAGTTGGTCAACGGGAACCGCCTACGCTCCGCCAGCATGTGGCTCGCTGCGCTCACGTTACCACATGCTTGTTCCGCTCCGGCGGTCCCGTTACCAAAGCGTTAGAGGTAAACATCATGGATCGCAGATATAAAAAGAGAATGGATAGATACTGGGAAAAGATGAGAGGTTATGCAGTGAGTAGCTTTTCCAATCTTGACCCAGCAGGCTGGTTCGATTACTGGCATTGCCATATTGATTTTCAAGGAAAAGGAGACTCGCGACCTGAAAACCGTCAAGCCTCGATATCTCTTGGTTATGATATTCTTAATATGGCCGAAGAATTCAAATCTAAGGTTAGTGGGCCTATTCAAAGTTGGTGGTTCATTCACGAGCAGTCGTATGACGATGCTGTCTACCTGCATAGCCCCAACGAAAATAGTTCCCCATTCCCCTTCGATTTCAAAGGCGTGGTTTGGGGTAAAAATGATAATGAGGTTTTATCTAGGTTGGTCGATCCAAATCGGTTTAATATCGGCACCATGGTAAATGAGCATGGCACTACTTATGTTGTGGCGCCAAATTCCTAACAAACACATCAAAACTCGCTCCACTTCGTTCCGCTGGACCTCCTTACGCTACGCACCAGTCGGCTCTTTATGTGGGGAACACCATTTAACACCACACCACAAACATCTGTCTTTCCACTAAGGACACAAAATGTGATGTCAGCACTCAGATATCCGTCTCTAGTTTTATTGGTAATAACGCTCTTCATACAGCCTGGTATTGTTATCGCTAAGCCTGCGTCTGCAGCACAATGTAAGAAAATTGAAGAGAAGATTGATCGATATACGAAACTGAGACAGTCGGGTGGGTCAGCTAGTCAAATGGACCGGTGGCATCGCTCCCGTAACAAGCTTAAGTCTCAATATACTGAGAAGCGTTGCGCTCGTTTTCACTAGAGCGCCCCCTTATAGGTATACGGTTGCGTTGTTGATGTATACCTGTCCCGGTGTCCCTGCTCCATATCTAGTCCCTTTGGTTGATGTTCCGCTGATACACTGTGTTACTATGGCTGGTGTCAATTGCAGATAGGGAAATAGAAAGGTATGAGTCTGATAATGAACAGGAAATTGGTGAACTTGTTGGCTGCTTTCTCCTTGGTTGCTGTTACCCAAGTTCATGCTGAAACGCCGGAAGAGAAGGGTTACAACATATATAAGGAGGCTGAGCGACGGGACGAGGGCTTTGTCGATAATCAAGCTGATATGTTGATGATTCTCAAGAACAAGCAAGAGGCCACTAGCGAGCGCGAGATGTCTGTTAAGGGGCTTGAAGGAAAAGGCGATGAGGGCGATATGTCTCTCATGGTGTTTTTGTCTCCCAAGGATCAGAAAGGTACCGCACTGTTAACTCATCAGCATAAAGATCGAGACGACGATCAGTGGCTTTATCTGCCTGCTCTGAAGAGGGTTAAAAAGATTGCGTCCAGCAAGAAGTCAGGGCCATTTATGGGAAGTGAGTTTTCATTTGAGGACATTGGTGGGCAGTCTATCGAAGACTACACCTACAAATATCTGAAAGACGAAAGCTACGAAGGTCAGGATTGTTTTGTGGTAGAGAGTTACCCGGTAGATAAGAACTCCGGCTACACCCGAGTGGTTTCATGGATTGATAAGGAACATTATCGAACCTTGAAGGCTGAATTCTACGATCGTAAGAGCAGCCATTTGAAGACTTTAACCACCAATGGATTCAAACAATATGAGGGCAAGTTCTGGCGCCCAGATGAGTTGTTGATGGTTAACCATCAAACTGGTCGCAGTACGGTGATGAAGCAGAGCAATATTAAATTCAAAACCGGGTTGTCTGATTCAGATTTTAATAAGAACAGTTTAAAAAGAGCCCGTTAATCAAAAGCCGCGTTGAGGATGTCTTCAACGCGGCTTTTTTATACCCTTGGCCTGGTCATTATTTGATCGCCTGAGCGAAAGTTTCATGATGAAGTTGATACAATTTGTTGTTATCGGGTTGCTTGTTCTCGTAAGTACCGCAGCTCGAGCTGTATTCGAGCCGTTGTTGGAAGGTGGGGAATGGTCTGCTGAGACGGGCGTGGAATATCGCTATTTTAAGGATCCGGGTGAGTTTGGCCAGGCGCAGAACGCGGTGGCTTTGCGCTTGGGGGCAGAATATTTTACGTCATGGAATGATGAGCAGGATCTCTTTACGTTCGCACCCTATGTTATTTTGGACCAACAAGATCCTGAGCGAACCCTTTTCGATATCCGTGAGGCGCTCTGGGTTCATGTCGGTGAGGATTGGGAACTGAGGTCGGGTGTTACTCGTGTGTTTTGGGGTAAAACGGAGTTCATCAACTTGGTTGATGTGATCAATCAGCAGGATCTGGTTGATGGAGATGATGAGAAGCTTGGCCAACCGATGCTGAATCTCTCTTTGGTGCACGATTGGGGTATTTTCGACTTTTATCTATTAGTTGGCTTCAGGGAGCGGACTTTTCCTGGCCCGGATGGGCGGCTTCGCACGCCGATTCCAGTGGATACGGATAATGCGCAGTACAGCACCGATACCGGCCCCAATGATATTGATTTTGCGGCGCGTTGGCAGAGGCCCTTGACTGATAATCTTGAAATGGCTCTGTCTGTGTTTTCTGGTGTGGATCGGGAGCCTTGGTATTCTTTCAATTTCGACCTCAGTGATCCCATGTTGATTCCCAATTATTATCATAAAGATCAATTTGGTATTGAGCTTGAATATCTCTACGAAGGTTGGGCTGTTAAGTTTGAAGGGATTGCTGTTGAAAGCGAACGAGAACAGTATTGGGCCGGTGTTGCCGGTGTTGAATACAGTTTTTATGGGCTGTTCGACAGTGATGTGGATGTCACTTTGATTACTGAATTCATGAGAGATTCCCGAGATGATATGGCTCCGGGTTACTTAGAGCACGATATTGGCGTGGGGGGGCGTTTTACTTTCAATGATGAGTTCGATACCTCTATGCTGGCGGGGTTCTTGTGGGATCCTGATACCGAAGAAAAAGTCATTTCTGTGGAATTTGAGCGGCGATTGTATTCTGACTTCAAGCTTGAAGTTCAGGCAATATCGGTATTGGAGCGGGGTACTCCTCAAGTGGATGAGACGAACGCCCAGGCTATTTCCGCGCTGTTGAATT containing:
- a CDS encoding SRPBCC family protein translates to MNLLALEKVVIDKSSQEIFDYVSNMENFSGWFTGVVHIASLNELSHGAKGKTYLETVKIPFKGNSKVKITVVESQSPTTFITEGTLSPIKPRMEIAIRETSGGNEVIWAMYSRNNSFLFKRLMLPLVRSEMSKRAKRSVKRLKEKLGG
- a CDS encoding transposase — its product is MARKKTQAYTEEFRREAVNRASKDGITTAQVAKELGVSAQQIYNWRRQFTRLSDKQFNTVDGVDYSKQESEETRRLRRENKKLKEELEFLKKAAAYFANDQK
- a CDS encoding IS3 family transposase — translated: MKYALISEYTDQYPVTLMCRVLKVSRSGYYRWLERPISDQAQRRLEMEELIKDTYEAFEAIYGAPRLAKELAELGHPCSVNYVAQIMFEQGIRALNGKGFKYPRHSLTMHNVSDNLLWRDFSACQPNEKWTTDITYIWVKDRWLYLAVVMDLFSRRIVGWSLDTSMTEALISKAMDMALRQRETTPGLIVHSDRGTQYRSQAYIDYLRANEISISMSRKGNCWDNAPMESFFSRLKVELIYPKNYRTIDEARSGIFAYIEIFYNRKRRHSANDGVSPVEYEEAAAMAA
- a CDS encoding IS3 family transposase — its product is MGFKAKADIFQFIYDHEEELPVAVMCELYNVSRSGFYAWRDRPQSERALRDADLLVEIRRVFRESGETYGSPRIYQQLKREGFYVGEARIARIMRENCIQAVSKTLYKPTPWMTKFFGSTKNKIKDIKLTSVNQVWLTDITYLRVNGEYKYMATVLDKFSRHLLAWSIGEHKSSKLTKRVLKRALMERQPDTMPIVHSDRGAEFLGSEFSSYLTRVGIEQSVNRRKTMNDNAHMESWYKTMKSDMYHRKTFVAKNTLYKAMQNYVDFYNRERIHSSLGYLSPIEFEQARYN
- a CDS encoding Sir2 family NAD-dependent protein deacetylase; its protein translation is MYKVIVFSGAGISAESGLDTYRDENGLWSKYSHEEVASPEGWKADRNKVLEFWNSMRLKVVSAKPNLAHLALSEFESFCDVHIVTQNVDDLHERAGSTKVLHLHGEILKSRSSLDRNLVYDTAGKNINIGDRCEKGSQLRPHVVWFGEYVPLYESALELVKSADVIMVIGCSLEVYPAASLLSKRKKGSKLILIDPRAERGDYTVYRERATIGVPLAIHDLKNELS
- a CDS encoding outer membrane lipoprotein-sorting protein; translated protein: MNRKLVNLLAAFSLVAVTQVHAETPEEKGYNIYKEAERRDEGFVDNQADMLMILKNKQEATSEREMSVKGLEGKGDEGDMSLMVFLSPKDQKGTALLTHQHKDRDDDQWLYLPALKRVKKIASSKKSGPFMGSEFSFEDIGGQSIEDYTYKYLKDESYEGQDCFVVESYPVDKNSGYTRVVSWIDKEHYRTLKAEFYDRKSSHLKTLTTNGFKQYEGKFWRPDELLMVNHQTGRSTVMKQSNIKFKTGLSDSDFNKNSLKRAR